In the genome of Ovis canadensis isolate MfBH-ARS-UI-01 breed Bighorn chromosome 21, ARS-UI_OviCan_v2, whole genome shotgun sequence, the window GCCGGAAGCAGGCTGGCTTTGAAACATCGGCACTTTTTCCCTGAAAACTTCCTCCAAGAAATGGACCTGCAGGGTCTCCAGGGACAAAGCCGCCGCCCGGGCCCCCTCTGTGGGCTCTTACTTCCGAATTCAAAGAATCTGTGCGAGAGTTTAGTGTATGAGGTCTTCTTtgattctgcttttctctttggTTCTACTCAGTTTCACAgaggaaatatttatataatttgaatAAACTGAATGGTGGGAAGAAGCACTTcccaacaccacacacaaaaacaaactcaaaatggattaaagacctaaatgtaaggccagaaactctaaaaactcttagaggaaaacatagacagaacaccctgatataaattgcagcaagatttTCCTTGagccacctcctagagtaaaggaaataaaagcaaaaaccaacaaacaaatgggaccaacAGTTAGCTCTGGACACGAAGCAaccgactggttcaaaattgggaaaggagtacagcaaggctgcatattgtcaccctgcttatttaactcatatccagagtacatcatgcaaaatgccggactACATAaatcgcaagctggaatcaacattgccaggagaaatatcaacaacctcagatatgcaggtgatacgactctaatggcagaaagtgaagaggaactgaggagcctctggATGaccgtgaaagaggagagtgaaaaagctggcttaaaactcaacaataaaaaaaccaAGATCGTGGcacccaatcccatcacttcatggcaaaccagttcagtcagttcagtcactcagtcgtgtctgactctttgcgcccccatgagtcgcagcacgccaggcctccccgtccatcaccaactcccggagttcactcagactcaagtccatcgagtcagtgatgccatccagccatctcatcctcggtcgtccccttctcctcctgcccccaatccctctcaggaTCAGAGTCCTTCTCCAgcgagtcaacgcttcgcatgaggtggccaaagtattggagtttcagctttagcatcagtccttccagtgaaaacccgggactgatctcctttaggatggactggttggatctccttgcagtccaagggactctcaagagtcttctccaacaccacagttcaagagcatcaattattcggcactcagccttcttcacagtccaactctcacatccatacatgaccacaggaaaaaccatagccttgactagacggaccttagtcggcaaggtaatgtctctgcttttgaatatgctatctaggttggtcataacttttcttccaaggagtaagcatcttttaatttcatggctgcagtcaccatctgcagtgattttggagcccaaaaaaataaagtctgacactgtttccactgtttccccatctatttcccatggagtgatgggaccagatgccatgatctttgttttctgaatgttgagctttaagccaacatttcccactctccactttcactttcatcaagaggctttttagctcctcttcactttcggccacaagggtggtgtcatctgcatatctgaggtgattgatatttctcccggcaatcttgatcccagcttgtgcttcttccagtccagcgtttctcatgatgtactctgcatataagttaaataagcagggtgacagtatgcagccttgacgtactccttttcctatttggaaccagtctgttgttccatgtccagatgaccattatatctactactgtgggcaggaatcccttagaagaaatggagtagccatcatggtcaacaaaagaatacgaaatgcagtacttggatgcaatctcaaaaatgacagaatgatccctgtttgtttccaaggcaaaccattcaatatcacagtaatccaagtctatgccccaaccagtaatgctgaagaagctgaagttgaacggttctatgaagacctacaagaccttttagaactaacacccaaaaaagatgtccttttcattacaggggactggaatgcaaaagtaggaagtcaagaaacacctggagtaacaggcaaatttggccttggaatatggaatgaagcagggcaaagactaatagagttttgccaagaaaatgcactggtcatagcaaacaccctcttccaacaacacaagagaagactctacacatggacatcaccagatggtcaacaccaaaatcagattgattatattctttgcagccaaagatggagaagctctatacagtcaacaaaaacaagaccaggagctgactgtggctcagatcatgaactccttattaccaaattcagacttaaattgaagaaagtagggaaaaccactagaccattcaggtatgacctaaatcaaatcccttacgattatacagtggaagtgagaaatagatttaagggcctagatctgatagatagagtgcctgatgaactatggcatgaggttcatgacattgtacatgagacagggatcaagaccatccccatggaaaagacaggcaaaaaagcaaaacggctgtcatggcaaatagaagggggaaaattggaagcagtgacagattttattattgggggggctccaaaatcactgcagatggtgactgcagccatgaaattaaaaagatgcttactccttggaaggaaagttacgaccaacctagatagcatattgaaaagcagagacattactttgccaacaaaggtccgtctagccaaggctatgttttctccagtggtcatgtatggatgtgagagttggactataaagaaagctgagcggtgaagaattgatgcgtttgaactgtggtgttggagaagactcttgagagtcccttggactgcaaggagatccaaccagtccatcctaaaggagatcagttccagatgttcattggaaggactgatcctgaaactgaaactccaatactttggccacctgatgcaatgagctgactcattggaaaagaccctgatgctggaaaagattgaaggcgggagaagaaggggacgacagaggatgagattgttggatggcatctccgactcaatggacatgagtttgagtaaactccatgagttagtgatggacagggaggcctggcgtgctgcagtccatggggtcgcaaagagtcggacacgactgagcgaatgaactgaactgaactgaaccttctgaCTAGTCTTGTTATCTTGAAGCTTGCATACTGTGGgttgggtctggtaagacctttctgtTGTTAGTTGTGACCTTGTTAATTTAAGAGgcatgttgtgggagtgggtctgataAGAGCATATAAGGTCTTGCTAAGACAAAGGGCACTCTCCACCCCTTCTGATTCTACGTCAGaaggtttctctgtcccttttcagcgcttccctggtggctcagagggtaaagtgtctgcctgcgatataggagaccggggtttgatccctgggtcgggaagatcccctggagaaggaaatggcaacccactccagtattctggctgagaaaattccatggatggaggatcctgataggctatagtccacggggttgcaaagagttggacatgactgagcgacttcactttctttcactttcatactttaataaaactctgataCACAAAAGCTCTTTATTTATCAAGCCTGgcccctggtcccaaagctaaatcttctttggagatcaagaATCTGACACCATTCACCACAAGCTATCACTACCGTATGCAAAACAGGTAGCTAATGAGAAATTGCTAcgaaacacagggagctcagcctggtgctctgagaGGACCTGGAGCAGTGGGAAAATCAACATCCAAAAATCACTAGCAATGGCTAACCCAATGATTATAATTAAGAAGACAACTCCATTtgcaatagtatttttaaaatacttagtaaAAAATTTACCCAAGTAGGTGTATGACTTGTACGCCAAAAACTACAGATCATTGCtgaaaggaactaaaaaagcctaaataaatgaaaagacatctaTGCTCACAGACCTGAGCTCTTAGGCAACACTCCACAGATGACCTTCAGTTTCAacacagtacagttcagttcatttcagtcgctcagtcgtgtctgactctttgtgaccccgtgaaccgcagcacgccaggcctccctgtctatcaccaactcccggagttcactcacactcacgtccatcgagtccgtgatgccatcctgccatcccatcctctgtcgtccccttctcctcctgcccccaatccctcccagcatcagagtcttctccagtgagtcaactctttgcatgaggtggccaaagtactggagtttcagctttagcatcattccttccaaagaaatcctagggctgatctcgtttagaacggactggttggatctccttgcagttcaagggactctcaagagtcttctccaacaccacagttcaaaagcatcaattcttcggcactcagccttcttcacagtccaactctcacatccatatgtgaccactggaaaaaccatagccttgactagacggaccttagtcggcaaagtaatgtctctgcttttgaatatgctatctaggttggtcataacttttcttccaaggagtaagcatcttttaatttcatggctgcagtcaccatctgcagtgattttggagcccaaaaaaataaagtctgacactgtttccactgtttccccatctatttcccatggagtgatgggaccagatgccatgatcttcgttttctgaatgttgagctttaagccaactttttcactctccactttccctttcatcaagaggctttttagttcctcttcactttctgccgtaagggtggtgtcatctgcatatctgaggtgactgatatttctccctgcaatcttgattccagcttgtgtttcttccagcccagcatttctcatgatgtactctgcatataagtcaaaattcccacagtttttatttttattttttccagaaatggaTAGGCTGATCCTAAAATCCACATGGAATTGTCAGGCCAAAACCATCTTAGAAAAGCATAACAGAGTTAGGGGCTCATGCTTCCTGATTCAAAATTCACTACCAAGCTGCAGTCAGCGAGGGGTTGTGTTCCTGGCGTAAGATACACACATGGACTGTGGGAAAGAAATTAGAGGCCATGACAAACTTACACGCAGATGGTCACAGGAGGCCAACAGGCTGCCAGGACTGTTCACAGTTGGCGCAGATGTGGATGTCCACATGGAGAGGGAAGAAGCTGGACCCTGCCTCGCAGTTcatacaaaattaactcaaaatggatacaGTGAGGCAGGCCGTGACCAGGGGCCTCTTGCTATAGGGCTTATTCCTGGGCCAACTTCTAGACTGACGAAGAAACTGTGAGGGACTAAGAGAAACCGCACGCACGGGCATCTGGGGCAAGACATGGGCAGCAAGACGCAGAAGGCCGGAGCACGCCTGCCTGCGCAAAAGCTGCGCCTGCCCGTGATCCCCGCACACAGCGCCAGCAACGGGGGCAGGCCGTCGAAGCCCCTCTGCGGGCCAGCCTGCCCAGCAGGCCACACCCTCACCCACTGAAGGGACCAGCTCGCCCTGTGTAGGGATGAGCATGGGCCCCTATTGCTTGTTTTTGCTCCCTCCTTCTGAAGCAGGGGCCTCAGTGAAGCCATTCCTCAATTCCTCATCTGGCCTCGTATCAATTTCTACAATTAAAGAGTCCAGGAGCCTGAGTCGGCGACAGTGGGACCTGGTATAAAAGCTGAACTGCAAAATGGTTAGAAGGAAACGCAGTGTGACTTTGGAtcaggcaatggtttcttagctACATTACAAGAtctaaagaaaacagagagaaattgTCGTTTGCCAAATGAAAAATGTCTGTGCCTCAAAGGAcactcaagaaagtgaaaagacaatctaaAAAATGGGAGAGAATTTGGAATTCATGTATCTGACAAGGGACTAGTATTCAGCATATAAAAGAAGAACTGCCATTCAACAACAGCAAGACCCACAGACCAAGCAGTCAGCGGAAAAAGGCCCGAGCGGACAGCTTCCGAAGACACGTGAACAGCTGGTGAGCAGAAGCCATGCTCGGCACCGGTGGTGGGCAAGGACATGCCCATAAACCACCACCAAGGGGGCAGCTGCCGTGGTTTTATacgacccagcagttccactccaaGATGCAGGCCGAAGAGGGCTGAAATGTGCGGTTACGGAAAACCTTGACCACAAATGTTTctaagcattattcataatagccaaaagctgGGAATGGTCAAATGTCGATAGGTtgatgaagaaaggaaaaaaatatatggtgTCCTCTTACAGTACAACATTAACCAGCCATAAAGACAGGGGGTTCCGGCACAGCCTGCAGTATGGACGAACATCACGTAGTGAGATACTACAGAAACAAAGGCACGTGATTTACACGGAAAACCCCAGGAGGGAAACCCAGGCCGAGAGAGCAGACTGGTGTTTGAAGGGAGCGAGGCGCTGAAGGGATTGGGGAGGGCCCCCTACTGGGAATGGGGTTCCCTTACCCTAAGGCGGGCGGGGAGGCTGGCTGTTGGAGCTGGACAACATCGCACCGGAAAAGTGCCAGAGAAGCTCACTTGTACGCTTTCTGTGGGTGAAACAAAACAGGTTCTGCTCTGCAACTTTCAGGTGATTAAAAATTAAGCCGTCTAACCAATCAAtaaataaggcttccctggtggctcagagggtagagcgtctgcctgcagcgcaggagaccggggttcgatccctgcatcgggaagatcctctggagaaggaaatggcaacccactccagtactcttgcctggaaaattccatggacagaggagcctggtaggatatagtccatggggtctcaaagagtcagacacgactgagcaacttcacttttcaaccAATAAATAAAAGCGCACAGAAGCAAAGGCGTGACTGCCACCTGGCAGCGACCTCCTAGGTGTCACCATCAGCACTGCACAGCGGTCATCCTGTCCATAGACCGGCCCCTGGGGAGAAGCTGCTGGAGGCTGAGCTGCGGCCCCTCTCCAGCCAGGAGCAGGGGGCCTGCTGGGGGCCCGAGGCCGCAGGGCAGCCTCACCCCATGCGGTTGAGGACGCGAGCCTGCGCAGACGCGACCACCCGGCTTGTGGGTGTCCATCCTGCCCACGCCGACCCCGCCCTCTGATGGCCCGGCGTGCACAGCAGCTCGGCCGAAGGACAGCCTGCTGGGTCAGTGCCGCCAGCAGGAGCACAGAGCACACAAGATACCTCCACAAGGAGGGCTTAACAGGGGGGCCAGGGCGCAGAGCAGAGCTGTCCCAGAGAGATAGGAGGTGAGGAGGCCCAGGGTCCCAGTGCCAGGCCTCAGGGTGGTGTGGGGGCGCTGGGTCAGAGCACCAGGCCTCAGGGCAGTGTGGGGGCCACTGGGGCACCCGAGGCTGGCCTGGGAGCCTTGCCGCAAAGGGACACAACCGGTGGGATGGCCTTGCTCCTAACAGGACGGCCCAGGCCTGGCCATCACCGCCCACAGCCTCACACACAGGTGAGGGCAGAGACAGGAGAACACGTGGCCCTGCGATCTGAAGAGAGCGGAGGCCTGGCCACAGAGCCGACCCACCCTGTCCCTGAGGAGGGGGCACAGCCTCAAGCCCAGAGCCGTCCTGCCAGCACGCCTGCTCCCCCTGGAGCCACCGCAGGTCCCATGAGACAtgagggggggcgggggaggcaggaaggccaggctgCATGGACACACAGGCCCAGGGCTCCCAGCGGCTGCCAGACGCCTGGTAGGCGTCCTGCCTCTGCACAGCTGGCCCTGGTCccgctcccccagcccctgggggaCCGTGGGAGGCTCCTCGGGGCAGGCCACACGGGCTGCTGGGTGCTGACCTGCAACCGGGAAGGACCCAAACCCCGCCTGGAGTGGGGACTCAGGACTGGGGGGCCAGTGCCCCTCAGAGGGGAGGCCTGTGCAGCTGGGGGgctggcggcgggggcggggttcCTCTGGGCCCGGGGGTGAGGCTGAGTGGGGCCTGGCAGGAGCCCCCGAGTGGGGACAGTGGGCGCTGCAGCAGGCTTGGGCCTGAGAAGCCCAGGCTGAGGAAGGGTCCCAGCCCCAACCAACCCCTAAATCGGGAGCAGGTGTTGCTGAGACAGGGCCTAACTCTGGCGAGACACCAAATTTGGCACATTGATTATTTTACGCTGTGTGGATGAAAAGTGTCATCTGCCCCATCAGGAAGCAAAGGGCGCTGCAGACCTGAAGGCCTCAACCTGCAGCCCCTCAGGGTGGAAAAGCAGGCTGCTGCCCAGACAGCTGGGAGGCGCGTCAGGGGAGTGATTTCACAGGGTCCAGAGTCTTGCGTGTTCCCATATGAAGAAAAGGGCTAACTTCTCTAAATTAAGACATtgagttttctttaattaacagaatcttttgatgttccaactacctgGTTTTACTGCTCAAACTCCTATAAATTCTGCCCCTCACTTCATCTCTTTGGAGCAACCTGTCAGAGCAAACGAACATTCTGGGTCTCGGACTTAGGTGCTCAGGTGTATGGCAAATGAAAGACAGTTCCCATCTATTtggttgtactttttttttttttccagtcaacaAGAGAAACCGCCCTGAAAGGGTGTCTCCTCCTGTACCAGgatgggggtgggcggggggggggggggcggaggggACTACATTCCTAGAAACTCTCATGGTGGGGGGAGGCAAGGACTGACCTCTGCAGGAAATCCCTTTATTTCTATGCATTGCGGGGTCATCTCCCAAAAGgggcctctcctccccaccccagcacctTTTGTCTCTAGCTCACAGGGGCATTTAAGGGGGTGGATTCAGCATTTCCGGGAGAAATTTCTCAAGATTTTCTCATTTGCAGAAAACTGTTTACTCAGcattcctgggtctctcccatatACAGGGGGTTACATGTTCTTAAACTGTTATTTGTGTTTCTTCTATTAAAGTATCTTTTATTAcaaaaggagggggaggggagaaggaagtcGGCCCCTTCCAGCCTCTGGGGCAGAACATCTCTCCAGGCCCTAGCCTTCCTCTCGCCCACCCAGTGTAACCTGACACTCAATGGTTCATCCCGCCTCCTAGGACCAGCCCATCCCCAATACTCCAAAAGCCAGGAAACGGAAATTCAGAGAAATCGAAACTCCTGAGGAAAGAAAGGAGCCCCGAGTGTGTGCTGGCACAGGTACTCCGTCCCCAGCATGAACCGCACGTCCCAGCCCTTATTCACTGGGGCCCACGGTGCGGTGCCCCCAGCCTATGAGTTGCTCAAGGAGGAGCACGAGGTGGCCGTGCTGGGGGCGCCCCAGAGCCCGGCGCCCGTGACGACCACGGTGATCAACATCCGCAGCGACACCGCCCTGCCCGACCACATCGTGTGGTCCCTGTTCAACACCATCTTCATGAACTGGTGCTGCCTGGGCTTCGTGGCATTCGCCTACTCTGTGAAGGTGGGTGGGCACCTGGGCGTCTCCAGAAAGTGCTGGGAGCCTGGAGAGGGCCCAGCCCGGTGACACTTGGGGTTGGGGAGCCCCTGTGTGTTGTTTTgtgtacatggtgtgtgtgtgtgtgtgtgtgtgtgtgtgtacatgcaggtCATGATGAGCCTGCAGGGGGCGTGTGGGGATGACCAGGGTCAGCCTTTTGACTCCTGGCAGGTGAGTGGCCAGTGAGGGGGCTGAGAGGAAGGGTGGGAGAGCCCTGGGCCTCCTGGAGAGGCTGACTGTCTGTGGGAAAGGTCATGGAGACCCCAGGAGGGGAGGAGCGCTCACCGGCCACAGTCGTGCTCAACTCCAGGGGGCGGGCGGGTGTAGGTCCTCGCGAGGAACGGGCAGTGGGGGGCCAGCAGGGGGGCCTGAGGCACAGGCCCCTCACCACCTCTCCTCCCCCAGTCTAG includes:
- the LOC138426894 gene encoding interferon-induced transmembrane protein 3-like, coding for MNRTSQPLFTGAHGAVPPAYELLKEEHEVAVLGAPQSPAPVTTTVINIRSDTALPDHIVWSLFNTIFMNWCCLGFVAFAYSVKSRDRKMVGDITGAQSYASTAKCLNICALVLGILLTIVLIILVSTGSLMIVQAILGLIQNYGGH